In one Polynucleobacter sp. JS-JIR-5-A7 genomic region, the following are encoded:
- a CDS encoding [protein-PII] uridylyltransferase, protein MTKSQTVNKITDAAGLRVAREVAYTEFKKTQAAGKLTKQLSKLTDQLLAHLWNDYDLNSEATLVAVGGYGRGALFPYSDIDILILLPPNTTMVDAVSKKVEQFVARCWDTGLEIASSVRTVAECISESEQDITVRTSLLEARLICGKKQLFKEFAAAYEGAMDPKSFFQAKQAEQIQRHYKYQNTPYSLEPNCKESPGGLRDLQVISWVSKAALLGNTFKDLNEAGLVTQRELTELNRNQRFLDTLRVNLHLLAGRRQDVIAFDLQAPLAKSMGIETDSSRQASEAIMRRYYWAAKAVTQLNDVLLQNIEALLFPQESKTTRPIPGEGNEYFIERQGVLDITDPQLFQNHPEQILRTFLVFSQTANVKSLSATIFRALYNARQKMDAKWRANPINRALFIEILKQPEGVSRAFHLMNRSSVLGRYLPAFRKIVGQMQHDLFHVYTVDQHILMVLRNVRRFMVVEHTHEFPFCSSLIAHFEKPWLLVIAALFHDIAKGRGGDHSQLGKADMRKFAKDHGLDKKDTELLIWLVAEHLNMSQVAQKQDITDPDVVRAFAKKMGDERHLTALYLLTVADVRGTSPKVWNAWKGKLLEDLYRATLRVLGGAKPDASSELAQHQEESKAKLRLYGINDEAYEELWKQLDVAFFLRQDSSDIAWLTRHLYNKVNNDQPIVRARLSPIGEGLQVAVYIKDQEDLFARICAYFEKHGFSIWDARIHTTRHGYALDTFQISGSTLVDEGSSYRDIIQLVEFELTAALSNADPLPTPSMGRLSRQSRTFPIKPRVYMAPDDRGRYYTLALSASDRTGLLYTISRVLAKHQVSIHTARINTLGERVEDVLLLDAANLGKNPKLQIQLETELLEALGT, encoded by the coding sequence ATGACTAAGTCGCAGACAGTCAATAAGATTACTGATGCGGCAGGTCTGCGTGTCGCTCGTGAAGTTGCTTATACAGAGTTTAAAAAAACACAGGCTGCCGGCAAGCTCACTAAACAACTGAGCAAACTGACTGATCAACTACTCGCTCACTTGTGGAATGACTATGACTTGAACAGCGAAGCAACCCTGGTGGCTGTTGGCGGATATGGAAGAGGCGCCCTCTTCCCCTATTCTGATATTGACATTCTGATATTGCTTCCACCCAACACAACTATGGTTGATGCTGTATCAAAAAAAGTAGAGCAATTTGTTGCAAGGTGTTGGGATACTGGCCTTGAAATTGCCTCCTCAGTAAGAACCGTTGCAGAGTGCATTTCAGAGTCAGAGCAGGACATCACGGTTCGCACTTCACTTCTTGAAGCGCGCTTGATCTGCGGGAAAAAACAACTCTTTAAAGAATTTGCCGCCGCTTATGAAGGTGCAATGGATCCAAAGAGCTTCTTTCAAGCTAAACAAGCAGAGCAAATACAACGTCACTACAAATATCAAAATACACCGTACTCGCTTGAGCCTAACTGTAAAGAGAGTCCCGGTGGCTTACGTGATCTGCAGGTCATCTCTTGGGTCAGTAAGGCGGCATTATTGGGCAATACCTTTAAAGACTTAAATGAAGCCGGCTTAGTCACCCAGCGCGAGCTAACGGAACTGAATCGTAATCAACGCTTTCTGGACACCCTGAGGGTCAATTTGCATCTGCTCGCAGGACGTCGCCAAGATGTGATTGCTTTTGACTTACAGGCACCACTGGCGAAATCAATGGGCATTGAAACCGATTCTTCACGCCAAGCCAGTGAAGCGATTATGCGTCGCTACTACTGGGCTGCTAAAGCGGTCACGCAATTAAACGATGTTCTTTTACAAAACATTGAAGCACTCCTCTTTCCGCAAGAATCTAAAACCACTCGCCCTATTCCAGGCGAAGGTAATGAGTATTTCATTGAGCGGCAAGGTGTACTCGATATTACTGACCCACAATTGTTTCAGAATCATCCTGAACAAATTTTGCGAACCTTCCTGGTATTTTCGCAAACAGCTAACGTCAAAAGCCTTTCAGCAACTATTTTTCGAGCACTGTATAACGCCCGCCAAAAAATGGATGCTAAGTGGCGAGCCAACCCTATTAATCGAGCCCTCTTTATCGAGATTCTCAAGCAGCCCGAAGGTGTAAGTCGAGCATTCCATTTAATGAACCGTAGTAGTGTTCTCGGTCGATACCTGCCTGCCTTCAGAAAAATTGTTGGGCAGATGCAGCATGACTTGTTTCATGTCTACACCGTTGATCAGCACATTTTGATGGTGTTGCGTAATGTGCGCCGCTTCATGGTCGTTGAACATACCCATGAGTTTCCATTTTGTAGCAGCTTAATTGCCCATTTTGAAAAGCCCTGGTTACTAGTGATTGCCGCACTTTTCCACGACATTGCCAAAGGACGTGGCGGGGATCATTCGCAACTTGGCAAAGCCGATATGCGCAAGTTTGCCAAAGACCATGGTCTTGATAAAAAAGATACTGAGCTCTTGATCTGGTTAGTTGCAGAACATCTCAATATGAGCCAGGTAGCTCAAAAGCAAGACATCACAGATCCAGATGTAGTACGGGCTTTTGCCAAGAAGATGGGTGATGAACGTCATCTCACCGCTTTGTACCTCTTAACCGTAGCTGATGTCCGTGGCACCAGCCCTAAAGTCTGGAATGCCTGGAAAGGCAAACTGCTTGAAGATCTCTATCGCGCCACTCTCAGAGTCTTAGGTGGAGCCAAGCCAGATGCCTCTTCAGAATTGGCGCAACACCAAGAAGAGTCCAAGGCTAAATTACGCCTGTATGGCATCAATGACGAGGCTTATGAAGAACTATGGAAACAATTAGATGTTGCCTTCTTCCTTCGCCAGGACTCATCTGATATAGCTTGGTTAACGCGTCATCTTTATAACAAGGTGAATAACGACCAGCCTATTGTGCGCGCAAGGTTGTCGCCCATTGGCGAAGGTTTGCAGGTCGCGGTGTATATCAAAGATCAAGAAGATCTATTTGCCAGAATCTGCGCGTACTTTGAAAAGCATGGTTTCTCTATCTGGGATGCGCGCATTCATACCACTCGCCATGGTTACGCTTTAGATACTTTCCAAATTTCTGGTAGCACCCTAGTAGATGAGGGCAGTAGCTACCGCGACATCATTCAACTGGTAGAGTTTGAGCTTACTGCTGCATTAAGCAATGCAGATCCCTTACCCACTCCAAGCATGGGTCGCCTCTCTAGACAATCTCGCACCTTCCCCATTAAGCCCCGGGTTTATATGGCTCCAGATGATCGCGGGCGCTATTACACACTTGCACTCTCTGCAAGCGATCGGACTGGACTGCTCTACACCATCTCTAGAGTGCTAGCTAAACATCAAGTATCGATTCATACCGCGCGTATCAATACTCTTGGTGAACGAGTAGAAGACGTATTACTGCTGGATGCCGCCAACTTGGGCAAAAATCCAAAGCTACAGATTCAATTAGAGACCGAGTTACTTGAGGCTTTAGGCACTTAG
- the map gene encoding type I methionyl aminopeptidase encodes MNSVFTAEKDILGMREAGRLASEVLDHVAPHIKAGVTTGELDRICHEYMRDVQKTIPAPLNYQPPGYPPFPASICTSVNDVICHGIPGDKVLKIGDVVNLDITVITPDGYYGDTSRMFMVGEVSLLAKRLTQITFECMWLGIAQVKPGASLGDIGHVIQTHAEKAGYSVVREYCGHGIGKVFHQDPQILHYGRPGTGEKLEAGMTFTIEPMINAGRREIRTMPDQWTVKTKDRSLSAQWEHTLLVTQTGVEVLTWSEGSNPPPDCVKGLAFRPLTASA; translated from the coding sequence ATGAATAGTGTATTTACCGCAGAAAAAGACATCCTTGGGATGCGTGAGGCTGGTCGCTTAGCGAGTGAAGTTTTGGATCATGTAGCTCCCCATATTAAGGCTGGCGTTACCACTGGCGAACTCGATCGCATTTGCCACGAGTACATGCGGGACGTGCAAAAAACTATTCCTGCGCCACTGAACTACCAACCCCCAGGTTACCCACCATTTCCGGCGTCCATTTGCACCTCGGTCAATGATGTGATTTGCCATGGCATTCCTGGGGACAAAGTTCTCAAAATTGGTGATGTGGTTAACTTAGATATCACCGTCATTACTCCCGATGGTTATTACGGTGACACCAGTCGGATGTTCATGGTTGGTGAAGTTTCTCTGCTGGCCAAGCGTCTGACGCAAATTACTTTTGAATGCATGTGGCTGGGCATTGCTCAAGTGAAACCAGGTGCATCACTCGGTGACATTGGTCACGTGATTCAAACACATGCTGAAAAAGCAGGCTATTCCGTTGTGCGTGAGTACTGCGGGCACGGCATCGGTAAAGTGTTTCATCAAGACCCGCAAATCCTTCACTATGGTCGCCCAGGCACTGGTGAGAAATTAGAAGCTGGCATGACTTTCACCATTGAGCCGATGATCAACGCAGGTCGTCGTGAAATTAGAACCATGCCAGATCAGTGGACTGTCAAAACCAAAGATCGTAGCTTGTCTGCGCAGTGGGAACATACACTTTTGGTGACGCAAACTGGCGTTGAGGTATTAACCTGGTCAGAGGGCAGCAATCCTCCGCCGGACTGCGTTAAAGGTCTTGCATTCAGGCCTTTAACAGCTAGCGCGTAA
- the rpsB gene encoding 30S ribosomal protein S2, whose product MSVTMRQMLEAGCHFGHQTRFWSPKMAPFIFGHRNKIHIINLEKTLPMFQDALKFAKQVAANRGTILFVGTKRQSREIIAEEAARAGMPYIDSRWLGGTLTNFKTVKGSLKRLKDMEVAKEAGDWEKLSKKEALTNDRDLDKLQKALGGIKDLNGVPDAIFVVDVGYHKIAITEANKLGIPVIAVVDTNHSPEGVDYIIPGNDDSSKAVTLYARGIADAILEGKANSVQEILTAVKEGEEEFVEEGKAE is encoded by the coding sequence ATGTCAGTAACAATGCGTCAAATGCTGGAAGCCGGTTGCCATTTTGGTCACCAAACACGCTTCTGGTCCCCAAAGATGGCCCCATTTATTTTCGGTCATCGTAATAAGATCCACATCATCAACTTGGAAAAAACATTGCCAATGTTTCAGGACGCCCTGAAATTTGCAAAACAAGTTGCTGCTAATCGTGGCACGATTTTGTTTGTTGGTACTAAGCGTCAATCACGTGAGATCATTGCTGAAGAAGCTGCTCGTGCTGGTATGCCTTATATCGATAGCCGTTGGCTGGGTGGCACACTCACCAACTTCAAAACAGTTAAAGGTTCCCTCAAGCGCTTGAAGGACATGGAAGTTGCTAAAGAAGCTGGCGACTGGGAAAAGCTTTCCAAGAAAGAAGCTTTGACGAATGACCGTGATCTCGACAAACTACAAAAAGCCCTTGGCGGTATTAAAGATTTGAACGGCGTTCCTGATGCGATTTTCGTAGTGGACGTTGGTTATCACAAGATTGCGATTACTGAAGCGAACAAGCTCGGTATTCCAGTGATCGCTGTGGTGGATACTAACCACTCACCAGAAGGCGTTGATTACATCATCCCTGGTAACGATGACTCAAGCAAAGCTGTAACCCTCTATGCACGTGGTATTGCTGACGCAATCCTCGAAGGCAAAGCGAACTCTGTTCAAGAAATCTTGACAGCCGTTAAAGAAGGTGAAGAAGAGTTTGTTGAAGAAGGGAAAGCTGAATAA
- the tsf gene encoding translation elongation factor Ts: MAAITAAMVGELRAKTDAPMMECKKALTEADGDMARAEEILRVKLGSKAGKAASRVTAEGIVAVSINGTNGALLEVNCETDFVSKNDDFLAFANDCVKLVAEKNPADVAALLALPLNGSTVDTVRSALIGKIGENIMPRRFKRFTGSNKLVSYLHGTRIGVVVEFEGDDTAAKDVAMHVAAMKPVALSTADVPAESIAIERSVAVQKAAESGKPPEIVEKMVEGSIQKYLKEVSLLNQTFVKNDKQTVEQMLKAANTNVKGFTMFVVGEGIEKRQDDFAAEVAAQVAAASKATA, translated from the coding sequence ATGGCCGCTATTACCGCTGCAATGGTTGGCGAATTACGCGCCAAAACTGATGCTCCGATGATGGAGTGCAAAAAAGCTTTGACAGAGGCTGATGGTGATATGGCTCGTGCAGAAGAAATACTGCGTGTAAAGCTGGGTAGCAAAGCTGGTAAAGCGGCTTCACGCGTTACTGCTGAAGGTATCGTGGCCGTTTCTATCAATGGCACTAACGGTGCTTTGTTAGAGGTGAATTGCGAAACTGACTTCGTTTCTAAGAATGATGACTTCTTGGCATTTGCAAATGACTGCGTCAAGTTGGTTGCTGAAAAGAACCCAGCTGATGTTGCTGCATTGCTCGCACTGCCTTTAAACGGATCTACGGTGGATACAGTGCGTAGCGCATTGATTGGCAAAATTGGTGAGAACATCATGCCACGTCGCTTCAAGCGTTTTACTGGTAGCAATAAGTTGGTTTCTTACCTCCATGGCACCCGCATTGGTGTTGTGGTTGAGTTTGAAGGCGACGACACTGCTGCTAAAGATGTTGCGATGCACGTTGCTGCCATGAAGCCAGTTGCTTTGTCTACGGCTGACGTTCCTGCTGAGTCGATTGCGATTGAGCGTAGCGTCGCGGTTCAAAAGGCTGCTGAATCTGGTAAACCACCTGAAATCGTTGAGAAGATGGTGGAAGGTTCCATTCAGAAGTACCTCAAAGAAGTTTCTTTACTGAATCAGACTTTTGTAAAGAACGATAAGCAAACCGTTGAGCAAATGCTCAAAGCTGCCAACACAAACGTCAAAGGTTTTACGATGTTTGTTGTGGGTGAAGGCATTGAGAAGCGTCAAGACGACTTTGCGGCTGAAGTGGCTGCTCAGGTAGCTGCCGCCTCTAAAGCTACTGCGTAA
- the pyrH gene encoding UMP kinase codes for MPGYKRVLLKLSGEALMGDDAFGINPITIDSMVSEIAQVVNSGVELAIVIGGGNIFRGVAGGAAGMDRATADYMGMLATMMNSLALQDALRQKGVEARVQSALRMDQVVEPYIRPRAIRAMSEGKVVIFAAGTGNPFFTTDTAAALRGAEMGVEVMLKATKVDGIYSADPVKDPTATLYKTITFDEALIKNLQVMDATAFALCRDRKLPIKVFSILKPGALMRVVQGESEGTLVHV; via the coding sequence ATGCCAGGCTACAAACGCGTCCTCCTCAAATTATCTGGTGAAGCCCTGATGGGGGATGATGCTTTTGGCATCAATCCGATCACTATTGATTCCATGGTTTCTGAAATCGCCCAAGTGGTCAATAGTGGTGTTGAGCTCGCCATCGTCATTGGTGGGGGGAATATTTTCCGCGGCGTTGCTGGCGGCGCTGCTGGTATGGATCGTGCAACTGCTGACTATATGGGCATGTTGGCGACCATGATGAACTCTCTCGCATTACAAGATGCTTTGCGTCAAAAAGGGGTTGAAGCGCGCGTGCAATCCGCCCTGAGAATGGACCAAGTGGTTGAGCCTTACATACGCCCACGTGCCATTCGCGCGATGAGCGAAGGCAAAGTAGTGATCTTTGCAGCCGGTACAGGTAACCCGTTCTTTACAACCGATACTGCCGCCGCCTTGCGTGGCGCTGAAATGGGTGTGGAAGTGATGCTGAAAGCTACTAAGGTGGATGGCATCTATAGCGCCGATCCAGTCAAGGATCCTACTGCGACTCTTTATAAGACCATCACCTTTGATGAGGCATTAATTAAGAACTTACAAGTTATGGACGCTACTGCATTTGCATTGTGTCGTGACCGCAAATTACCAATCAAAGTATTTTCGATCCTCAAGCCAGGCGCATTAATGCGTGTAGTGCAGGGTGAATCTGAAGGTACTTTGGTGCACGTTTAA
- the frr gene encoding ribosome recycling factor — protein MSAAEIKTNTNQKMEKSLEALKTNLAKIRSGRANPGILEHIQVEYYGNPTPLSQVASLGLADARTINVQPFEKTMVAAVEKAIRDSDLGLNPASQGTVIRVPMPALTEERRRELTKVVKSEGEDTKIAVRNLRRDANEHLKRLTKDKEISEDEERRATDEIQKMTDKAVVDIDKIITEKEKEIMTV, from the coding sequence ATGTCTGCAGCAGAAATTAAAACCAATACCAATCAAAAGATGGAAAAGTCTCTTGAGGCTTTGAAAACGAATTTGGCGAAGATTCGTTCTGGGCGTGCCAATCCAGGAATACTGGAACATATTCAAGTGGAGTATTACGGTAATCCAACACCACTAAGTCAAGTGGCGAGTTTGGGCCTAGCAGATGCTCGCACGATTAATGTTCAGCCATTTGAAAAGACCATGGTTGCTGCTGTGGAGAAGGCGATTCGAGATTCGGATTTGGGTTTGAATCCTGCCTCACAAGGTACTGTGATTCGCGTGCCAATGCCCGCATTGACTGAAGAGCGTCGTCGCGAGCTCACTAAAGTCGTCAAGAGCGAGGGTGAAGATACTAAGATTGCAGTGCGTAATTTACGTCGCGATGCCAATGAACATCTCAAGCGCTTAACTAAAGATAAAGAGATTTCTGAAGATGAAGAGCGTCGTGCCACTGATGAGATTCAGAAGATGACCGATAAAGCAGTTGTAGATATCGACAAGATCATTACTGAAAAAGAAAAAGAGATCATGACGGTTTAA
- the uppS gene encoding polyprenyl diphosphate synthase: MTQHLSSTQAIPEVSAIPRHVAIIMDGNGRWASKRMMPRVTGHTEGLAAVRKIVQECRRTGVEYLTIFAFSSENWRRPPEEVGFLMKLFLKSLKAEVSRLAENDICLRVIGDLSRFDKAIQEMVHFSAEKTAGCKALTITVAANYGGRWDILQAMSRCLAANPNLKPEDVSEDLLQPHFSMAYAPEPDLFIRTGGEQRISNFLLWQLAYTELYFTDVLWPDFDEAELHKAFDWFSQRERRFGRTSAQLASQVMSDAV, encoded by the coding sequence ATGACCCAACACCTCAGTTCTACTCAAGCCATTCCAGAGGTAAGCGCTATTCCTCGCCATGTTGCGATCATCATGGATGGTAATGGGCGTTGGGCGAGTAAACGTATGATGCCTCGAGTGACAGGCCATACTGAAGGCTTAGCTGCGGTTCGGAAAATCGTTCAAGAGTGCCGTCGTACCGGCGTTGAGTATTTGACGATATTTGCTTTTAGTTCTGAGAACTGGCGTCGCCCACCAGAAGAGGTGGGTTTCTTAATGAAGCTCTTTCTAAAATCGCTCAAGGCGGAAGTTTCTCGTCTTGCAGAAAATGATATTTGTTTGCGTGTGATTGGCGATCTCAGTCGCTTTGATAAGGCAATTCAGGAAATGGTTCATTTCTCAGCAGAAAAGACTGCTGGATGTAAGGCGCTGACAATTACTGTCGCTGCAAACTATGGCGGACGCTGGGATATCTTGCAGGCGATGAGTCGTTGCTTGGCTGCCAATCCAAATTTGAAGCCGGAAGACGTCAGTGAGGATTTATTGCAACCCCATTTTTCGATGGCTTATGCCCCAGAGCCAGATTTATTTATCCGCACTGGTGGTGAACAACGCATCAGTAACTTTTTATTATGGCAGTTAGCTTATACAGAGTTATATTTCACAGATGTTTTATGGCCAGACTTTGATGAAGCTGAGCTCCATAAGGCGTTTGATTGGTTTAGTCAGCGCGAACGTCGTTTCGGGCGAACCAGCGCTCAGCTTGCATCGCAAGTGATGAGTGATGCAGTTTAA
- a CDS encoding phosphatidate cytidylyltransferase, with translation MLKTRVITALVLLAVLLPILFLLPSVYVGAFFLATLLAAAWEWSRLLAPEAGRAAWLYALFCLMIILFLLGMKNVDWQFALLLLAVFFWFFIAPLMLAKGMNLSLQKLRPFYGVLGLILLPATWFALVFLRELGLVFLLTTIALVWVADIGAYFVGKAFGKHKLAIQISPGKSVEGAIGGLALCYTYAFLCVFYLPFEATLFGAWAIRFGWVAMFLMVTVLTAFSIFGDLFESQLKRLAGVKDSSHFLPGHGGVLDRVDALIPTMPIAALLAGLV, from the coding sequence ATGTTAAAAACCCGCGTGATTACTGCCCTTGTTTTACTGGCAGTTCTATTGCCAATCTTATTTTTACTGCCATCCGTGTATGTTGGCGCATTCTTTTTGGCGACTCTACTTGCTGCTGCTTGGGAGTGGAGTCGTTTGCTTGCGCCTGAAGCAGGGCGGGCAGCCTGGCTTTACGCTCTATTTTGCTTAATGATTATTTTATTTTTGCTAGGGATGAAAAACGTCGATTGGCAATTTGCTCTATTGCTCTTAGCAGTCTTCTTTTGGTTTTTTATCGCCCCATTGATGCTTGCTAAAGGCATGAATCTCTCTTTGCAAAAGTTGCGTCCTTTTTACGGAGTACTCGGACTCATTTTGCTGCCAGCAACTTGGTTCGCTTTGGTTTTCTTGCGAGAGTTAGGGCTCGTATTTTTGTTAACCACGATTGCTTTGGTGTGGGTAGCCGATATTGGCGCCTACTTTGTTGGTAAGGCGTTTGGAAAACACAAATTAGCCATCCAAATTAGCCCGGGGAAATCAGTTGAGGGTGCAATAGGCGGTCTGGCTCTCTGTTACACATACGCATTTTTGTGCGTGTTTTACTTACCCTTCGAAGCTACTTTATTTGGGGCATGGGCGATACGCTTTGGTTGGGTCGCCATGTTTCTGATGGTGACAGTATTAACAGCCTTCAGTATTTTTGGTGACCTCTTTGAGTCCCAATTAAAGCGTTTGGCTGGCGTGAAAGATAGCAGTCATTTTTTGCCAGGGCATGGTGGGGTATTGGATCGTGTTGATGCATTGATACCTACTATGCCAATTGCAGCTTTACTTGCGGGGCTGGTGTAA
- the ispC gene encoding 1-deoxy-D-xylulose-5-phosphate reductoisomerase has translation MKRLITVLGSTGSIGVNTLDVIRAHPDRFQVAALTAGKQVDRLAEQCIEFKPAIAVVSEASDAVRLEKLLLESNIKTQVLYGPQALVTAVTDSGCDTVMAAIVGAAGLVPTLAAAKAGKRVLLANKEALVMSGNLFMQAMKDGGGELLPIDSEHNAIFQCLPNEFTKAPHSNHGVEELWLTASGGPFRNTPLDQLASITPDQACAHPNWVMGRKISVDSATMMNKGLEVIEAFWLFGLPLEKIKVLIHPQSVVHSMVRYRDGSVLAQLGQPDMRTPIAYGLAWPERIEAGVAPLNLTQLASLHFSEPELARFPCLALAFAAAKAGGTAPTVLNAANEVAVAAFLGAGLPYLQIPAVVEKTLNAIALTNADSLEDILSMDAQARKVAREFIQVLQK, from the coding sequence ATGAAGAGACTTATTACCGTTCTGGGCTCTACTGGCTCTATTGGTGTGAATACGTTGGATGTGATTCGGGCGCATCCTGATCGCTTTCAGGTGGCAGCACTTACTGCGGGTAAGCAAGTTGATCGCTTGGCAGAGCAGTGTATTGAATTTAAGCCTGCTATTGCTGTTGTCTCAGAAGCCAGCGATGCTGTGCGCTTAGAAAAATTATTGCTTGAGAGCAATATTAAGACTCAAGTGTTGTATGGTCCTCAAGCCTTAGTAACGGCGGTGACAGATTCTGGATGTGACACAGTGATGGCTGCCATTGTCGGAGCAGCGGGCTTAGTGCCAACCCTTGCGGCAGCCAAAGCTGGCAAACGTGTTCTGCTTGCAAATAAAGAAGCGCTGGTGATGTCTGGTAATTTGTTTATGCAAGCCATGAAAGATGGAGGCGGGGAATTACTTCCAATTGATAGTGAGCACAATGCCATTTTTCAATGCTTGCCAAATGAATTTACTAAAGCCCCACATTCTAATCATGGCGTGGAAGAATTGTGGCTTACTGCATCAGGTGGGCCTTTTAGAAATACGCCATTGGATCAATTAGCGAGTATTACTCCAGATCAGGCCTGTGCTCATCCGAATTGGGTCATGGGTAGAAAGATATCTGTGGATTCTGCAACCATGATGAATAAGGGGCTTGAAGTCATTGAGGCCTTCTGGTTATTTGGTTTGCCGCTTGAAAAAATTAAGGTGTTGATTCATCCTCAAAGCGTAGTGCATTCAATGGTGCGCTATCGTGATGGCTCAGTATTGGCACAGTTAGGTCAACCGGATATGCGCACCCCCATTGCTTATGGTTTGGCCTGGCCAGAGCGTATTGAGGCTGGAGTAGCGCCCTTAAACTTAACTCAACTGGCTAGTCTCCATTTTTCAGAGCCAGAGCTTGCTCGCTTCCCGTGTCTTGCTTTGGCTTTTGCTGCAGCCAAAGCAGGTGGTACAGCGCCTACAGTACTGAATGCTGCCAATGAAGTTGCTGTCGCTGCGTTTTTAGGCGCGGGCTTGCCTTATCTCCAAATCCCCGCAGTAGTGGAGAAGACCTTGAACGCTATTGCTCTGACTAATGCAGATTCATTGGAGGATATTTTGAGTATGGATGCACAGGCCAGAAAAGTGGCGCGTGAGTTTATCCAAGTTTTACAAAAGTAA
- a CDS encoding RIP metalloprotease, with translation MQALITLGAFLLTLGVLVSFHEFGHFLAARACGVKVLRFAVGFGKPLFTYHAKNKTEWVLASIPLGGYVKLLDGRDRSQDIAVEDEMQAFDQKPLWQRSMIVAAGPFANFFLAVALFSVIYISGVPQLPAVLQSPPENSVAAKFGVSAGDRVTGWQTLDSGAAPISGEFDSIPSWNALRWNLMDALTGESGFALELQDSNGSRFIKAFKADDLPKITPEGDPMKSLGLLPQVTPLAQWDELKLNPLQAWGFASHRVWLISKVSLRLMAGMFTGQTSIKQLGGPLSIADMAGKSAQIGWQPFLAFLALISISIGLLNLLPFPMLDGGQLLYDAWELVAGKRISISMQEQFQKVGFLLLISLSLLALFNDLQRYLSP, from the coding sequence TTGCAAGCATTGATTACCCTTGGGGCATTTTTACTGACTCTTGGTGTATTGGTGAGCTTTCATGAGTTTGGCCATTTTTTAGCAGCTCGTGCATGCGGCGTAAAAGTCCTGCGCTTTGCAGTCGGTTTCGGAAAACCACTCTTCACTTATCACGCAAAAAACAAAACTGAATGGGTGCTTGCTTCAATACCTTTAGGTGGCTACGTCAAATTATTAGATGGTCGAGATCGTTCTCAAGATATTGCGGTGGAGGATGAGATGCAGGCTTTTGATCAAAAGCCTCTTTGGCAGCGCTCTATGATTGTGGCGGCAGGACCATTTGCAAATTTCTTCTTAGCGGTTGCACTATTTTCCGTCATCTATATTTCTGGTGTGCCACAACTTCCAGCTGTCTTACAAAGCCCCCCAGAAAATTCAGTTGCTGCAAAATTCGGTGTAAGTGCGGGAGACAGAGTAACTGGATGGCAGACTCTCGATTCAGGTGCTGCGCCCATTTCTGGGGAATTTGACTCCATTCCAAGTTGGAACGCTTTGCGCTGGAATCTCATGGATGCTCTAACCGGAGAGTCTGGGTTCGCGCTGGAGCTGCAGGATTCAAACGGTAGTCGTTTTATCAAAGCCTTTAAGGCTGATGATTTACCAAAAATTACTCCAGAAGGTGATCCCATGAAAAGTCTGGGTTTACTGCCTCAAGTAACCCCTTTGGCTCAATGGGATGAGCTCAAATTGAACCCCCTTCAGGCCTGGGGATTTGCAAGCCACCGAGTTTGGTTAATCAGCAAGGTATCTCTCAGGCTTATGGCGGGAATGTTTACCGGTCAAACCTCCATCAAGCAGTTGGGAGGCCCCTTAAGTATTGCTGACATGGCTGGTAAGTCTGCCCAGATTGGCTGGCAACCCTTTTTGGCATTTTTGGCATTAATTAGCATCAGTATTGGGCTCCTCAATTTACTCCCTTTTCCCATGCTTGACGGGGGTCAGCTCCTGTATGATGCATGGGAGTTGGTCGCTGGAAAACGGATTTCGATTTCGATGCAGGAACAGTTCCAAAAAGTGGGCTTTCTGTTGCTGATTTCGCTATCCCTACTGGCTTTGTTTAACGATTTACAACGCTATTTGTCACCTTGA